One genomic segment of Tubulanus polymorphus chromosome 4, tnTubPoly1.2, whole genome shotgun sequence includes these proteins:
- the LOC141904206 gene encoding broad substrate specificity ATP-binding cassette transporter ABCG2-like isoform X2, producing the protein MKLSDDNFGESTPILGKHGEYGALTMPDGVPHDAHGSTISFHDINYSAMVKTQPCCGKSERKVILKDINGVFRQGMNAILGPTGSGKSSLLDVLAGRKDKSGLTGEVLIDGHKQPENFKCMAGYVVQDDILMGTLTVRENLTFSATLRCPKMSLQDKEKRVQDIIDELGLQKCADSKVGTQMIRGISGGEKKRTSIGRELITFPGVLFLDEPTTGLDASTASSVMLLLHNLSRRGRTVIFSIHQPRYSIFKQFDTLLLLSAGETVYKGAADDSIEYFKQIGYQIEEYNNPPDFFLDVINGMYEVSEPDAASPNGNVSSHLLDQPQQLQLPDVKVINSDEEKEAVTENRLAAAFQNSSTCQKTLGESRQIHKDYEKRVADGTEVPLTGLEYARSWGIQWSTVSKRALLNLIRNPQTSVYQLVVSVIFGLVVGTIYFQMDTSLQSGVQNRVGVFFFIIMNMVFSNMSATELFIHERALFIHENVSGFYRVSAYFLAKVFCDILPTRCIPAFFFAPIVYFMVGLDVDVVKFFTFVLTLILTTLAACGIAFTMSSTFDIVGIANLFISLTYVFMMVFSGLLVNLETISVWLRWLRYISLFRYGIAALSVNELKDMEFCESLNGTDICQMAGNAYMKAQGIAFETSWDLWQNLLALGAITVIMLFLSYVQLIRLKKLK; encoded by the exons CAA TGGAGTTTTTAGACAAGGCATGAACGCGATTCTTGGACCAACTGGAAGTGGAAAATCTTC GTTATTGGATGTTTTAGCTGGCCGCAAAGATAAATCTGGTTTAACCGGGGAAGTGTTGATAGATGGACATAAGCAACCAGAAAACTTCAAGTGTATGGCAGGATATGTCGTTCAG GATGATATATTGATGGGAACTCTGACCGTCAGGGAAAATCTCACGTTTTCTGCCACGCTTCGATGTCCGAAAATGTCTCTACAAGACAAAGAGAAACGGGTGCAAGACATCATCGACGAACTGGGTTTACAGAAATGTGCCGACTCGAAG GTGGGAACGCAAATGATTCGCGGTATTTCTGGGGGCGAGAAAAAACGCACGAGTATCGGCAGAGAACTGATTACATTTCCCGGAGTATTGTTTCTAGATGAACCGACGACCGGACTGGACGCCAGCACTGCCAGCTCAGTCATGCTGCTTCTTCATAA TTTATCACGTAGAGGACGCACGGTGATCTTCTCGATACATCAGCCTCGATACTCCATCTTTAAACAGTTCGATACgttattactattatcagCTGGTGAAACCGTGTATAAAGGAGCCGCAGACGATTCGATAGAATACTTCAAACAAATAG GTTATCagatagaagaatataataacCCACCGGACTTCTTCCTCGATGTTATCAACGGAATGTACGAGGTATCTGAACCTGACGCAGCGTCTCCTAACGGAAATGTTTCGTCTCACCTACTCGACCAGCcgcagcagctgcagctgcCCGACGTCAAAGTTATCA ATTCAGACGAAGAAAAAGAAGCCGTGACCGAAAACCGTTTGGCCGCCGCTTTTCAGAATAGTTCAACGTGTCAGAA AACGCTCGGTGAATCGCGACAAATACATAAAGATTATGAAAAACGTGTAGCGGACGGAACTGAAGTTCCTCTTACTGGATTAGAATACGCCAGATCATGGGGAATACAG TGGTCAACGGTATCAAAAAGAGCGCTGCTTAATCTTATACGTAATCCTCAGACATCTGTCTATCAG TTAGTTGTGTCGGTTATCTTCGGTCTCGTAGTTGGCACTATTTACTTTCAAATGGATACATCATTACAATCAGGCGTTCAAAACAG AGTCGGGGTGttctttttcatcatcatgAATATGGTATTCTCGAACATGTCAGCAACTGAATTATTCATTCACGAACGAGCGTTATTTAT ACACGAGAATGTCAGCGGTTTCTATCGAGTTTCCGCGTATTTTCTGGCTAAAGtattctgtgatattttacCTACGCGGTGTATACCGGCATTTTTCTTCGCTCCGATTGTCTACTTCATGGTCG GATTGGATGTGGATGTAGTGAAGTTTTTCACGTTTGTCTTAACGTTGATATTAACGACTCTAGCCGCGTGTGGAATCGCGTTCACCATGAGTTCTACTTTCGATATCGTCGGGATCGCTAATCTGTTCATATCATTGACCTACGTGTTCATGATG GTTTTCAGCGGTTTACTAGTAAATCTAGAAACTATATCAGTTTGGTTAAGATGGCTACGATATATTAGTCTGTTCAGATACGGCATAGCT GCGTTGTCTGTCAACGAATTAAAGGATATGGAATTTTGTGAATCTCTCAACGGAACTGATATCTG TCAAATGGCTGGTAACGCGTACATGAAAGCGCAGGGAATCGCGTTCGAAACGTCGTGGGATCTGTGGCAGAATCTACTGGCTCTCGGTGCTATCACTGTCATCATGTTATTCCTCAGTTACGTGCAGTTGATCAGGTTAAAGAAACTGAAGTAA
- the LOC141904206 gene encoding broad substrate specificity ATP-binding cassette transporter ABCG2-like isoform X3, with product MPDGVPHDAHGSTISFHDINYSAMVKTQPCCGKSERKVILKDINGVFRQGMNAILGPTGSGKSSLLDVLAGRKDKSGLTGEVLIDGHKQPENFKCMAGYVVQDDILMGTLTVRENLTFSATLRCPKMSLQDKEKRVQDIIDELGLQKCADSKVGTQMIRGISGGEKKRTSIGRELITFPGVLFLDEPTTGLDASTASSVMLLLHNLSRRGRTVIFSIHQPRYSIFKQFDTLLLLSAGETVYKGAADDSIEYFKQIGYQIEEYNNPPDFFLDVINGMYEVSEPDAASPNGNVSSHLLDQPQQLQLPDVKVINSDEEKEAVTENRLAAAFQNSSTCQKTLGESRQIHKDYEKRVADGTEVPLTGLEYARSWGIQWSTVSKRALLNLIRNPQTSVYQLVVSVIFGLVVGTIYFQMDTSLQSGVQNRVGVFFFIIMNMVFSNMSATELFIHERALFIHENVSGFYRVSAYFLAKVFCDILPTRCIPAFFFAPIVYFMVGLDVDVVKFFTFVLTLILTTLAACGIAFTMSSTFDIVGIANLFISLTYVFMMVFSGLLVNLETISVWLRWLRYISLFRYGIAALSVNELKDMEFCESLNGTDICQMAGNAYMKAQGIAFETSWDLWQNLLALGAITVIMLFLSYVQLIRLKKLK from the exons CAA TGGAGTTTTTAGACAAGGCATGAACGCGATTCTTGGACCAACTGGAAGTGGAAAATCTTC GTTATTGGATGTTTTAGCTGGCCGCAAAGATAAATCTGGTTTAACCGGGGAAGTGTTGATAGATGGACATAAGCAACCAGAAAACTTCAAGTGTATGGCAGGATATGTCGTTCAG GATGATATATTGATGGGAACTCTGACCGTCAGGGAAAATCTCACGTTTTCTGCCACGCTTCGATGTCCGAAAATGTCTCTACAAGACAAAGAGAAACGGGTGCAAGACATCATCGACGAACTGGGTTTACAGAAATGTGCCGACTCGAAG GTGGGAACGCAAATGATTCGCGGTATTTCTGGGGGCGAGAAAAAACGCACGAGTATCGGCAGAGAACTGATTACATTTCCCGGAGTATTGTTTCTAGATGAACCGACGACCGGACTGGACGCCAGCACTGCCAGCTCAGTCATGCTGCTTCTTCATAA TTTATCACGTAGAGGACGCACGGTGATCTTCTCGATACATCAGCCTCGATACTCCATCTTTAAACAGTTCGATACgttattactattatcagCTGGTGAAACCGTGTATAAAGGAGCCGCAGACGATTCGATAGAATACTTCAAACAAATAG GTTATCagatagaagaatataataacCCACCGGACTTCTTCCTCGATGTTATCAACGGAATGTACGAGGTATCTGAACCTGACGCAGCGTCTCCTAACGGAAATGTTTCGTCTCACCTACTCGACCAGCcgcagcagctgcagctgcCCGACGTCAAAGTTATCA ATTCAGACGAAGAAAAAGAAGCCGTGACCGAAAACCGTTTGGCCGCCGCTTTTCAGAATAGTTCAACGTGTCAGAA AACGCTCGGTGAATCGCGACAAATACATAAAGATTATGAAAAACGTGTAGCGGACGGAACTGAAGTTCCTCTTACTGGATTAGAATACGCCAGATCATGGGGAATACAG TGGTCAACGGTATCAAAAAGAGCGCTGCTTAATCTTATACGTAATCCTCAGACATCTGTCTATCAG TTAGTTGTGTCGGTTATCTTCGGTCTCGTAGTTGGCACTATTTACTTTCAAATGGATACATCATTACAATCAGGCGTTCAAAACAG AGTCGGGGTGttctttttcatcatcatgAATATGGTATTCTCGAACATGTCAGCAACTGAATTATTCATTCACGAACGAGCGTTATTTAT ACACGAGAATGTCAGCGGTTTCTATCGAGTTTCCGCGTATTTTCTGGCTAAAGtattctgtgatattttacCTACGCGGTGTATACCGGCATTTTTCTTCGCTCCGATTGTCTACTTCATGGTCG GATTGGATGTGGATGTAGTGAAGTTTTTCACGTTTGTCTTAACGTTGATATTAACGACTCTAGCCGCGTGTGGAATCGCGTTCACCATGAGTTCTACTTTCGATATCGTCGGGATCGCTAATCTGTTCATATCATTGACCTACGTGTTCATGATG GTTTTCAGCGGTTTACTAGTAAATCTAGAAACTATATCAGTTTGGTTAAGATGGCTACGATATATTAGTCTGTTCAGATACGGCATAGCT GCGTTGTCTGTCAACGAATTAAAGGATATGGAATTTTGTGAATCTCTCAACGGAACTGATATCTG TCAAATGGCTGGTAACGCGTACATGAAAGCGCAGGGAATCGCGTTCGAAACGTCGTGGGATCTGTGGCAGAATCTACTGGCTCTCGGTGCTATCACTGTCATCATGTTATTCCTCAGTTACGTGCAGTTGATCAGGTTAAAGAAACTGAAGTAA